The Peribacillus sp. FSL E2-0218 genome contains a region encoding:
- a CDS encoding LysE family transporter: MGPFFHGLLLALGLILPLGVQNVFIFNQGAIQPTIKRALPATITAAICDSALILLAIFGVSLIVMQYDWLHLALLIMGITFLLYMGFQIWSSGATPQADAETKQMSAKKQIIFALSVSLLNPHAILDTIGVIGSSSLVYSGTDKVIFTVTCIAVSWCWFHGLCLAGRLLKKVDTTGKFLGMLNKVSAIIIWITALYLLSSIF, from the coding sequence ATGGGACCATTTTTTCATGGATTGCTATTGGCGTTAGGCTTGATCCTGCCATTAGGCGTGCAGAATGTATTTATTTTCAATCAGGGAGCAATCCAGCCGACCATAAAAAGGGCTTTGCCTGCAACGATCACTGCTGCCATTTGTGATTCGGCACTCATTCTGTTGGCCATCTTCGGCGTTTCGTTGATTGTCATGCAATATGATTGGCTGCATCTGGCATTGCTCATTATGGGAATCACATTTTTATTGTATATGGGTTTTCAGATTTGGTCTTCCGGTGCCACTCCACAAGCAGATGCGGAAACTAAGCAAATGTCAGCAAAAAAACAGATAATTTTTGCTTTATCGGTATCATTGCTCAATCCACATGCAATCTTGGATACGATCGGTGTAATCGGATCGAGCTCGCTTGTATATTCAGGAACAGATAAAGTGATTTTCACGGTTACGTGCATCGCAGTGTCATGGTGCTGGTTCCATGGACTATGTTTGGCGGGACGATTGCTGAAAAAGGTTGATACTACTGGCAAGTTCCTTGGTATGTTAAATAAAGTATCGGCCATCATCATCTGGATTACGGCTCTTTATTTATTGAGTTCGATTTTTTAG
- a CDS encoding helix-turn-helix domain-containing protein gives MDFFAVGQKIKELRKQIGLSQEELASGICTQAQISKIEKGDVYPYASTLYLISQRLGVDVNYFFDIGMTPRLDYVEEVIYQLKIARRTRNYEEMQQIVKAEENNPLFLQNKKNHQLILWHKGIYEYEKNKDLEKAIEFISKAIAITHTTDKIYSERELEILSSLGVMYVAEERYENAYALLKKALDHLKAIPFMTDKTLKTRLSYNFCRVLTRLGRFEESIACCQDSIKWCLEHDQLYALADLHYHLGYNYELVGNFKEGKDYLEKSAFLFSLQKNHAFVTFINKKLESWKNEMKIN, from the coding sequence ATGGATTTTTTTGCAGTTGGACAAAAGATCAAAGAGCTACGTAAACAAATCGGACTTTCCCAAGAAGAGTTAGCATCCGGTATATGTACACAAGCACAGATCAGCAAGATCGAAAAAGGCGATGTCTATCCATATGCCTCCACCCTTTACTTGATTTCCCAACGGTTAGGTGTTGATGTAAACTATTTTTTCGATATCGGAATGACACCTAGGCTGGATTACGTGGAAGAAGTGATTTATCAATTAAAGATAGCCAGACGGACACGAAATTATGAGGAAATGCAGCAAATAGTCAAGGCGGAGGAAAACAATCCCCTTTTTCTTCAGAATAAAAAGAACCATCAACTGATTCTTTGGCACAAAGGGATCTACGAATACGAAAAAAATAAAGACTTGGAAAAAGCCATTGAATTTATTTCCAAGGCCATCGCCATTACTCATACTACGGATAAAATCTATTCGGAACGCGAGCTTGAAATTTTAAGCAGCCTTGGTGTCATGTATGTGGCCGAGGAACGATACGAAAATGCATATGCCCTGCTAAAGAAAGCTTTGGATCACTTGAAGGCAATTCCCTTCATGACGGATAAGACGTTAAAGACCCGCCTGTCCTACAATTTTTGCAGGGTTTTAACACGCCTTGGACGCTTTGAAGAGTCGATTGCCTGCTGTCAGGATTCCATCAAATGGTGCCTTGAACATGATCAATTATATGCTTTGGCCGATTTACATTATCATTTAGGCTACAATTACGAACTGGTGGGCAATTTTAAAGAAGGTAAAGACTACTTGGAGAAGTCAGCCTTCCTCTTCTCGTTGCAAAAAAATCATGCCTTTGTTACCTTCATCAACAAAAAGTTGGAAAGCTGGAAAAATGAAATGAAAATAAACTAA
- a CDS encoding SWIM zinc finger family protein, with translation MERELLLVGERLAELLEAGNPEDSDVVNQGLQLYRQGLVVIKEEAADTVAAEVQDETRHKARLNLLFPQEGSCTCDSRFICRHQMAVFFAVYSEHASVSDWLNEWKAPKIESAAQALQQVKRASELLKQAEETPIILDKSYPSWKQFVDVTFSEHVEPHIGEPNYMIENHIQTYFKRLSSKAPMEREWKLLYQFVTQFCTMQLTLRMIQLHKSQTQTIRVFYALAVDLAEELHETVQPLSRQARPFAFDPFVFSIKEDVAKLLDGGFGLEYEKIDLYREIWSYLFSNSSWRKEELERIKEELPDKYTGTTERTSYSLAAIHLSLLENQDKQAIELLHELKKDACPYIFYWLNLLSESDNRSRGIPFIEFIIANVQEFLADLSDYYQRVDFVRTFTTLISSCCYKLKRTDLLEKFYRATLPHSYWNYANFLFEQGHYKKWVEMHIYSEISIDLISSESIKEVVSKEPELILPLYYHAVQEKVSLKNRPAYKQAVRYLKKMRTIYKKTKKEDTFERYILYVADSTKRLRAFQEELKRGKLIDV, from the coding sequence ATGGAGCGGGAGTTGTTGTTAGTTGGGGAGCGGCTGGCGGAATTGTTGGAGGCCGGGAATCCAGAAGATTCGGACGTGGTGAATCAAGGACTCCAGTTATACCGTCAGGGGCTTGTTGTAATTAAAGAAGAAGCGGCAGATACGGTAGCGGCCGAGGTACAGGACGAAACGCGCCATAAGGCCAGGTTGAATCTCCTCTTCCCTCAAGAGGGCAGCTGTACATGTGATTCAAGATTCATTTGCAGGCATCAAATGGCCGTTTTCTTTGCAGTGTACTCCGAACACGCTAGCGTTTCCGACTGGCTTAACGAATGGAAAGCACCAAAGATCGAATCAGCCGCCCAGGCTCTGCAGCAAGTAAAACGGGCAAGTGAATTACTGAAACAAGCGGAGGAAACTCCCATCATTCTGGATAAAAGCTATCCATCTTGGAAGCAGTTCGTGGACGTCACCTTCTCGGAACATGTCGAGCCCCATATTGGCGAGCCAAACTATATGATTGAAAACCATATACAAACATATTTTAAACGCCTTAGTTCCAAAGCTCCGATGGAAAGGGAATGGAAACTGCTCTACCAATTCGTTACGCAATTTTGCACGATGCAGCTGACACTGAGAATGATTCAGCTACATAAAAGCCAGACCCAGACGATCAGGGTCTTTTATGCACTTGCTGTCGACCTTGCGGAAGAACTGCATGAAACCGTGCAGCCGCTTAGCCGGCAAGCGCGGCCATTTGCCTTTGACCCCTTCGTTTTCAGCATCAAGGAGGATGTAGCTAAGCTGCTGGACGGCGGATTCGGTCTTGAATATGAAAAAATCGATCTCTACCGGGAAATATGGAGCTACTTATTCTCCAACTCCTCGTGGCGCAAAGAGGAGCTTGAACGAATCAAGGAAGAACTTCCAGACAAGTATACGGGCACGACGGAGAGGACGTCCTACTCCCTCGCAGCCATTCACCTGTCCCTTCTGGAGAATCAAGATAAACAGGCCATTGAGCTTCTTCATGAACTGAAGAAGGATGCCTGTCCGTACATTTTCTATTGGCTGAATCTCCTGTCTGAATCAGACAACCGGTCACGCGGCATCCCATTCATTGAATTCATCATCGCGAATGTCCAGGAGTTCCTCGCAGATTTATCCGATTATTATCAGCGGGTGGATTTCGTAAGGACGTTTACGACTTTAATCAGCAGTTGCTGCTATAAATTGAAGCGAACGGATTTACTCGAGAAGTTTTACAGAGCCACCCTTCCGCACAGCTATTGGAACTATGCAAATTTCCTTTTTGAACAAGGACATTACAAAAAATGGGTGGAGATGCATATATACTCTGAAATCAGCATTGACTTAATCAGCAGTGAGTCCATCAAAGAAGTGGTCTCTAAAGAGCCAGAGCTAATCCTGCCCCTGTACTATCATGCGGTACAGGAAAAGGTGTCGTTAAAAAACAGGCCTGCCTATAAGCAAGCCGTCCGTTATTTAAAAAAGATGCGCACCATCTATAAAAAGACGAAAAAGGAAGACACCTTCGAACGCTATATTTTATATGTAGCCGATTCAACTAAACGGCTTCGCGCTTTCCAAGAAGAATTAAAAAGGGGTAAGCTTATCGATGTTTAA
- a CDS encoding PLP-dependent aminotransferase family protein gives MDWMKQQITSGEWPVATKLPSQRSLADSFGVNRSTIITAIDELIADGLLETKVGSGTFVSNNTWNVLAASKQPDWRKYVRNGLHEPNIQTIQDINLHEADTAMIRLGTGELSPSLLPVKKIERTLQSTAFDAYSLGYSEPKGDKRLRQSISDHLKEKGVNVSPGSLMIVSGGLQALQLIAVGLLPKGSLILHESPSYLNSVHPFQSAGMHLAGLSKQGRGTIPNQIKRINRKRKASLLYTVPTFNNPTNATWTKEERLDLLSICKKEQIPIIEDDVYSDLWLEKEPPPPLKSFDADGLVLHIGSMSKTLSPGLRIGWIAGPMPVIERLADIKMQMDYGSSALSQHLVATWLSQGLYSKHLDWLRRELLARRDFTLALLNQYFEGIAKWQTPQGGFYIWVELGKPIVNPTLFKLAIKEHLLINPGYIYEPNNHTHLRLSYSYASEDQLAYGIQTLSNIIRRLI, from the coding sequence GTGGATTGGATGAAACAGCAAATAACAAGCGGGGAATGGCCAGTGGCCACCAAGCTTCCATCGCAGCGCTCATTGGCGGATTCTTTTGGAGTAAACCGAAGTACGATCATTACAGCTATTGATGAGCTGATTGCAGACGGACTATTGGAAACGAAGGTGGGATCCGGTACATTCGTTTCCAATAACACTTGGAACGTGCTAGCCGCAAGTAAGCAGCCCGACTGGAGAAAATATGTCCGGAACGGACTGCATGAACCCAATATACAGACGATTCAAGACATTAACCTTCATGAAGCGGACACTGCCATGATCCGATTGGGCACCGGCGAGCTTTCCCCCTCGCTTTTGCCTGTTAAAAAAATCGAGCGGACGCTGCAATCCACCGCTTTTGATGCATATTCATTAGGCTATTCCGAACCGAAGGGCGATAAAAGACTGCGGCAAAGCATAAGTGATCATTTAAAGGAAAAAGGAGTAAACGTAAGTCCCGGCTCGCTCATGATCGTCTCCGGAGGGCTTCAGGCACTCCAATTGATCGCAGTTGGCTTGCTTCCAAAAGGATCGTTGATCTTACATGAATCACCTTCTTATTTGAATTCGGTTCACCCCTTTCAATCTGCGGGCATGCATTTGGCCGGCCTATCCAAACAAGGCCGGGGAACTATCCCGAATCAAATAAAGCGGATCAACAGGAAGCGGAAAGCGTCTCTATTGTATACGGTCCCAACGTTTAACAACCCAACCAATGCGACTTGGACAAAAGAAGAAAGGTTGGATCTTCTATCCATATGCAAAAAGGAGCAAATCCCGATTATTGAAGATGACGTTTATAGTGATTTATGGTTGGAAAAAGAACCACCGCCACCCTTAAAATCCTTTGATGCCGATGGCCTGGTCTTGCACATCGGCAGTATGTCGAAAACATTGAGCCCAGGGTTGCGCATCGGGTGGATTGCTGGTCCGATGCCTGTTATTGAACGTCTGGCAGATATAAAAATGCAAATGGACTACGGCTCGAGTGCACTTTCGCAGCACCTTGTAGCCACATGGTTATCACAGGGCCTTTATTCGAAACATTTAGATTGGCTGCGCCGTGAATTGCTGGCACGCAGGGACTTCACACTGGCTCTACTCAATCAATATTTTGAAGGGATTGCCAAATGGCAAACACCTCAAGGCGGATTTTATATATGGGTAGAATTAGGCAAACCAATTGTGAACCCGACCCTTTTCAAGCTAGCGATAAAAGAGCACCTGCTCATCAATCCTGGGTACATATATGAACCAAATAACCATACACATCTTCGGCTCTCGTACTCATATGCCTCCGAGGATCAACTGGCTTATGGGATTCAAACCCTCTCGAACATCATCCGGCGATTGATTTGA
- a CDS encoding DEAD/DEAH box helicase: MFNPGKLKIKIAALENGSYALGAVNEDNAFLNTNHIRRLLFNWDDASFYGTKMATDTMDGNPVFILDAWGLLNFFAKESFNSFIEWEWSEISSLCLAAAPVLHESIEAGIPVPDFTNLQLDSIGWKLPEEVEEEFVPSFWEESIALDLPSPEAETNRTFIEKWYNGAANMYLKNYSPMHHKWSEAVGALKDSRLSPEELQAFFDKESWQEWLGAKPDPKPFTIGLRLTEPPDGNGPWVLDVTLRSKRDENIVETYTGKKLPRGWNKYASEVVRATKRWQLVVPWLGENGRLKREISETDAWEFLTDASEKLLFLGVEILLPSWWLALKESSLKVKAKVKSQSNRGPSYVGLKALMDFDWRFSLNGKELTEAEFEELVDQKRRLVFIRGQWVKLDPAFIKQIQVLMETANEKGIQLSDLLQQELLNGEDEGGDIDAENEDMLRIQFELNQELRKMIGRLREAKNISLLPVPTELQGDLRPYQKLGMSWLLFLREHGFGACLADDMGLGKTVQMIAYLLHVKNKEGAGKELPVTSSDEQKSETIIVEEEVGPGVSDAEDPLVPTPEPISVQSALIVCPTSVLGNWQKELEKFAPTLKVHLHYGSNRSKGDTFAKNAAQHDIVLTSYGLTHQDVAELSSIQWSSVILDEAQNIKNAQTKQSKAVRKLNGQHHIALSGTPMENRLSELWAIFDFINKGYLGTLGQFQEKYVATIERDEQKDKIKELQRLIQPFLLRRTKRDKDVALNLPDKQEQKEFVPLTTEQASLYEQLIKDTFTDIEQLSAFERKGIILQMLNKLKQLCNHPALYLKEMDKENILKAANRSGKLEKLTELVDAVREQDESCLIFTQYIGMGNMMKELLEKRYNIEVPFLNGSANKKQRDDMITRFQDGEFPIFILSLKAGGTGLNLTEANHVIHYDRWWNPAVENQATDRAYRIGQQRFVHVHKLICTGTLEEKIDQMLDKKQALNDEIISSDNWITELSTEEIKDLVALQ, encoded by the coding sequence ATGTTTAATCCAGGGAAATTAAAAATCAAAATAGCGGCTCTCGAAAACGGATCCTACGCCCTTGGTGCCGTCAATGAGGACAATGCCTTCCTCAACACGAATCATATACGCAGGCTGCTCTTCAATTGGGATGACGCAAGCTTTTATGGCACGAAAATGGCTACCGATACCATGGATGGAAATCCTGTATTCATTCTTGATGCGTGGGGACTTCTCAATTTTTTTGCGAAGGAGAGCTTCAACTCCTTCATCGAATGGGAATGGTCCGAGATATCATCGCTTTGCCTGGCAGCGGCTCCCGTCCTTCATGAATCCATCGAGGCGGGCATCCCAGTGCCCGATTTCACCAATCTGCAGCTGGACTCCATCGGCTGGAAGCTGCCGGAAGAAGTCGAGGAGGAATTCGTCCCTTCCTTTTGGGAAGAAAGCATTGCATTGGATCTACCTTCTCCAGAAGCGGAAACGAATCGGACATTCATCGAGAAGTGGTATAACGGTGCCGCTAACATGTATTTAAAGAACTATTCACCCATGCACCATAAATGGAGCGAAGCCGTCGGCGCATTAAAGGATTCAAGACTATCTCCGGAAGAATTGCAGGCCTTTTTTGACAAAGAGAGCTGGCAGGAATGGCTAGGGGCAAAGCCGGATCCGAAGCCTTTCACTATTGGACTCCGGTTAACGGAGCCACCTGACGGCAATGGGCCCTGGGTGCTCGACGTAACCCTCCGTTCCAAAAGGGATGAAAATATCGTTGAAACCTATACCGGAAAAAAACTGCCGCGCGGCTGGAACAAATATGCTAGCGAAGTGGTGCGGGCCACGAAACGCTGGCAGCTCGTCGTGCCTTGGCTTGGAGAAAACGGAAGGTTGAAAAGGGAAATTTCGGAAACGGACGCCTGGGAGTTCTTGACCGATGCAAGTGAAAAACTTCTTTTCCTTGGCGTTGAAATCCTCCTTCCCTCCTGGTGGTTAGCCCTGAAGGAGTCCTCCTTGAAGGTGAAGGCCAAAGTAAAGAGCCAATCCAACCGCGGTCCTTCTTACGTAGGGCTGAAGGCTTTAATGGATTTTGATTGGCGTTTCTCATTGAATGGCAAGGAGCTCACCGAGGCGGAGTTCGAGGAGCTCGTCGACCAAAAAAGGCGGCTCGTCTTCATTCGCGGTCAATGGGTCAAGCTTGATCCGGCTTTCATTAAACAAATTCAGGTACTGATGGAAACAGCCAACGAAAAAGGAATACAGCTGTCAGACCTGCTGCAGCAGGAATTATTGAATGGAGAAGATGAAGGTGGAGATATCGATGCGGAAAATGAAGATATGCTCCGAATTCAATTTGAATTGAATCAGGAGCTCCGTAAGATGATCGGAAGGCTCAGGGAAGCCAAAAACATATCCCTCCTTCCCGTCCCTACCGAACTTCAAGGCGACCTGCGCCCCTATCAAAAGCTGGGCATGAGCTGGCTGCTTTTTTTAAGGGAGCATGGCTTTGGCGCTTGCCTAGCCGACGATATGGGGCTGGGGAAAACAGTCCAGATGATTGCCTACCTGCTTCATGTCAAAAACAAAGAAGGAGCCGGTAAAGAGCTGCCCGTCACATCCAGTGACGAACAAAAGAGTGAAACGATCATCGTCGAAGAGGAAGTCGGCCCAGGGGTCAGTGATGCAGAAGATCCCCTTGTCCCCACTCCTGAACCTATATCCGTACAATCTGCGCTCATCGTCTGCCCTACGTCGGTCCTTGGCAACTGGCAGAAGGAATTGGAAAAATTCGCGCCGACACTTAAAGTCCACCTTCATTACGGATCGAATCGTTCAAAAGGCGATACCTTCGCCAAAAATGCGGCACAGCACGATATTGTGTTAACCTCATATGGCCTGACGCACCAAGATGTCGCTGAGCTCTCCTCCATCCAATGGAGCAGCGTCATCCTCGATGAAGCACAGAACATCAAGAATGCCCAAACCAAGCAATCCAAGGCAGTCCGTAAGCTCAATGGCCAGCATCATATCGCTTTATCGGGTACCCCCATGGAAAACCGCTTAAGTGAGCTATGGGCGATTTTCGATTTCATTAACAAAGGATATCTTGGAACGCTGGGCCAATTCCAGGAAAAATATGTGGCCACCATCGAACGGGATGAACAAAAAGATAAAATCAAGGAATTGCAGCGTTTAATACAGCCGTTCTTGCTCCGTCGTACAAAAAGGGATAAAGATGTCGCACTCAACCTTCCCGATAAGCAGGAGCAGAAGGAGTTCGTCCCGCTTACTACCGAACAAGCATCGTTGTATGAACAGCTGATCAAGGATACCTTCACTGATATCGAACAACTATCAGCCTTTGAACGAAAAGGCATCATCCTGCAGATGCTGAACAAGCTGAAGCAGCTTTGCAATCACCCAGCTCTTTATTTAAAAGAAATGGATAAGGAAAACATCCTGAAGGCGGCTAACCGATCTGGCAAACTCGAGAAGCTTACCGAGCTTGTTGATGCCGTCCGCGAACAAGATGAAAGCTGTCTCATTTTCACCCAATATATCGGGATGGGCAACATGATGAAAGAATTGCTGGAAAAACGGTATAACATCGAAGTTCCATTCCTGAACGGGAGTGCAAACAAGAAGCAGCGCGATGATATGATTACACGCTTCCAAGATGGCGAATTCCCCATCTTCATTCTTTCATTAAAGGCTGGCGGCACCGGTCTTAACCTAACGGAAGCAAACCACGTGATCCATTATGATCGCTGGTGGAACCCGGCTGTCGAGAATCAAGCCACGGATCGTGCCTACCGAATTGGACAGCAGCGATTCGTTCATGTTCATAAGCTAATCTGTACAGGGACACTGGAAGAAAAGATTGATCAAATGCTCGATAAAAAACAAGCATTGAACGACGAAATCATCAGCAGTGACAACTGGATCACCGAACTTTCCACAGAGGAAATCAAGGACCTGGTCGCTCTTCAATAA